The following DNA comes from Capsicum annuum cultivar UCD-10X-F1 chromosome 7, UCD10Xv1.1, whole genome shotgun sequence.
CTGAGCGGtggtccatcgctagtctgatggtccgtcggcctgggCCATCGATCCAGGGCAGAAGGTAGTCACACTACCTCACTGAGACGGTCGTGGGCAACTATCCATCGCTTgtccgatggtccatcggcctcaccatcgcacctggacggttttactgccttctgtatttcagccataactttctcttttgatgtcaaattttgatgaaattggtatcaatggaaagcttattcaatttcccatatgataaaaagtgaaagtcttaaaaataacacatgtacaaaagtggattcaaatttcaatgaaagcttctaacattcttgagacaatttcaagctaggaaaaagtatggggtattacactttaaCTGTCCATCATAGCAATAGACTTGCAATACCATCCCACACTAATCATTTTAAAAACAAACTTCCTTTTGCAATTCAAGTTTTTAAGCTGGGATACTTGGTTTAAATAGACCATCTGGAGACAATAGATAGAGATTTAAACCAAATGGTGATAACTTTAAATCAGTTGGACAATTTAGTGAACACATACTAGAAGAATGAAACTATCATTGCTACAATGTACTGTTTTTATTGCATTTGGGTCAACAACATTATAGCAAAACAAATTTGTTAAGTTTTTTTTAGtgcaaatttttattctttctcattCACCctatcttttaatgattatatTTTGGTGTTATTTCAATTAGCATTTTATGTGAACTATAATATAACCTCCGAGGAAGCATTTTGATCTTTACTATTGAAAAGTGTTCTACAATGTAACATATGAGGAAATATTTAATCATAGATACAGTCTTACAAAATCAAAGCACACCTTTTCCACATCTACACTATAATTAGGGGATCCTTCAACAGATGCCTTAACAGGGTTGTCAAGAGTTCCCTGCATGCAACAAAAGATGATCGAGAGATGATTAAGCTCATATTTGGAGGAGTATTTTGTAACGAAGTGCTTTCGTATATGTTCATCCAGGAAATTGAAGAAGTTTCCACATTCAAATTTGGACGTGTGACATCCATAGATGTCTTCCCTGTGGAATACACAAAGCTTTGATCTTCTCATGTATCATGAACACTAAGATGGATGGGTAAGTTGAAATTTTTAGGAGTTCCTTTATggtgaaggaaaaataacatGTATATAGCCAAATAGCAGAATACTATATAAAACATAGATAATTAAGTTATTCAGGTTACTAACATTTTCTCATTCCTGCTGATGAAACATACCAGTTCATTTAGTCCGACAGAAATTTTCCTCAGTTCCTTGCTTAGATCTTTTAATGTTCCCTATACATCCAACGAGACGAGCCACCACTGCCCAACAGCCACGCTACAAGACACTATCACATCCAGAATCGAACTTTTTTTCCACTCCTATTAGTTATgtgaaacaaaacacaaaaataattgGGAAAGAtaaacttctatatttttttgcTCCAGCCTCAAGGAAAGGATTGACGAgagtagaaaattatttttgataagaAACTCAAATTAGAGCAGGTAAATTTTCTTGGAATATGAAATAGCACAGAGTACAAACTGAGCATAAAACTGATGCTTCTCCACATTGCTTGTTAAGATCTATTTTACACAACTCTAGGTAAAATTCTCTTGCATAGCACAAGAACTGGTGAAATTGGCAAGTCAACACTTCATAATTGGAAATGTCATTCAAGTATAAgcacaacaacaatgaacaaaaaATTCAAGATCTACTAGATAGCGAGAGAAAGTAATAAACTAGACATACCAGACCCAATGCTTCAGCCACACTTCTCCTGGTCTCATAACCATACACACGTAGAAGACTGTTCATTTGGAACTTCCGTTGGTCTAGTTTTAAGTATTTCTTAAGTACACGAGCCACCATATCCATCTCAGACTATAAACATAgccaataaaataataaatagcatGAAATAGTCTGAAACTGCGGTGCAAAGTCCAATAGcaccttaaaatagtgataactaGAAAAAGTACTACAAATGGTAAATAGTCCATAATCTAGGATGATCGCTAGCTATTTTTTTCAGATAGTAAATTATACTCAATCAGAAATTGGGATCAACAAtaagttataaatattatttttcctggattctcttatttttaaaatatatcaatgGCTCAATGCTAAGACACttctaaaagaattaaaatagaACACACTATGAGATACACAAACAGAGCATAAATCAGACGAACATAATAGAAGTATGCAAAATGAAGAGATATGAACAGAGAAATCTTCAGGAGGAAATATCTTGtgaatgatataaattttgaataGTTCCACCACTGCTTCAGAATGCTTTCCTTGTATTTCCAaggtttgaaaattaaaatattatagtaGCATTAGTACAAGCAAAATATAAGGAGCTAAAATTAAAGTCGGAGCAGCAACGATCGGAGCAATATTGATCGGAGCACAATGAAGTCAGATCACTGTGCGCCAAAGTCAACTCTGGCTCCCTACtccccccacccctacccctgcTACAATCTTCCTCCATACCTCATCCATAGTCTAACTGGGCTCCATAACccccaccaccatcaccaccacggGCGGCCATGGCAACAGGATTAACAACGACAACAACGGTGACGGTAAAGGTAGCGGTGGGGTTAGAAGCAAATGGGTCAGAAtcagaataaatatttttgagaatttCATCTATGTTCATAAAACTGAAGTCTCTAGAAGGATGAGAGTGAGGTTGATAatgtagagaagaagaagaacgaTTGAATTAGGTGGTTGATTTAAGAGTGAATTAGTCGAAGCATAATGAAATATGGTCGGAGTATAGTGAAATTAGGTTGTCGAAGCTTAATGAAAAATCAATGAAATTGTGGACACAATGTTtatatttccttaatttttgggAATATTGAGGAGGAAAATGAAAAAGCATTGCAATAGTATTTTTTCCCCAATAAAGTGTTGCCATAGATAACTCTATGGCAACGGTTCGTGCAACCGTTACTATAAGACACTTTATTGCAATGGTTCTTCAATAATAACAATGGTTATACTACAAAATAGTTTTATTAGAACAAATTTTTTTTGCAACGGttgtaaccgttgcaatagaggGTCTACTGTAATGCTTTTGGAACCGTTACCAAAAAATCCATtgcaataggggtaatttctagtagtgatagGGCCAGATATTTCGTCTGGGAAATAAGAATATTgttataaatttaatgtcttatttgagttTATTGTATTGTAATAATATGTCTTACTAAGTGATTTTCttatataggtataatattataacGTCAAATATAGTTGAATTAGTGAGTGTAATGTTTGacgttgaaagagaattttccatcgtCACTtcatttgatgaaataaatatgaggtttgtaaaattatttcatgAGAGGCGTCACGACCTAAATCAGGGTTTTCCATGACGAGTATCTCCAATCCACTGTGGACCGAAGACCGCCCCCTGAACCTAACCAAACACCACACACTGCCCAATAATGGCTgtatttcaaacatataacaagataacacaagataagttcaaagaataaaagatTTGTCTATAACTGATAACTGGCAACTGACTAAACATgtccaaccaacatcacccaagccTATAGTAATCCAATAAAGCCTCTATGCAAAAGAACCAAAAATCAATCTTGGTCGGAACATGTCCTCGGCTCTGACAATCacaataataatgaaaactctcaactaaaatctaagaatggaaattgatgaaatgtctaagcctTTCAAAGGATGGAAGCACTCCACTTCACCACAACGAATTGATAAATCGAGCCGATCCACCTAACTTtgtgtaggaaaagtaaaagtatcttcGGTGCCTGCATCGCGTAGAGATACAACGTCTGAAGAAGGTTAGTGGGGTGAagactagcatgaaactcagggataggggataaaataatgtcaagtctAATCATTTCACATACCATATTAATCAGatcataaaacatatataaataatatgtcgggatagggaaacaaggcttaacatgcactttataACTTTAGCATGGATcgtgtagctcaactgtcataatATAAGAGAAAACctataggctatatgggcccaactctctcTCAGCTGGTAGGGCCCAGTGTGTTTGGCCACACGAgctagagggtatacatatgcaccgtgggggactcgaaccttccagCATATCAAGGTGACCCAAACatccaatcatgtaatataatatgagggactcaaacctgcCGATCATATTATAATAACAAAGAGAATTGAACCACCCAATCATTTAGGCCCCCGTATTGACAACTTCGGTTTTCAATTGTGATCCTTCGGGACCTCCGCTTTTACGACTCACCTACAAAatcctcattaaagcccaattaaaataattatcacataTTCCTATTCATTAAACCCTGATaaacatttaggcatacattgttcgaatcatcataccaacaacatttgcaaggtaacatcaacatgccgaaataatttcattatttggaGAAATTCATAGCCTTCTTGGTTCAATTATGTGTTAGCTTGGGGGAATTatacaaccccataaggttcaattcaaaatcattatacttcatTGACATTTCActttatgcaatagttcaagagtagttcaatatgcatacttttcatattcaaaaccttCTAAAACCCTTGGGGGTCTTCACTACACAGTAAGGGACCAAGTTCCTCAAGATCAAtcacaagaaatcaaataatagaGTGCAGGAAAACTAAAGACAGCGTAGAAAAAGTAAATGCACAAGGATTTTTACGTGAAAATCCAGAAAGAAAAAAACCACGGCTTGACCCTACAAGCACctccaaatccactataatcaacctcctaattacagtctagatttcagcctacctctaggctccttGCGCTAGTACCAACTCTACTACAAACTCATCTTGGTAACTGTACTAAGGACTCTCTctatattgattaactctaatcaactTTATACTTAGGAAgctctacctaagaactctctacttcaaagaaaacactactcttatagcatgagtagttcattTATAATtcaacactcaagaacactcactcaccCTTTAATCAtattacaaagataagaacatgagctATGCTTGAGCAGTCTTGAAAATAAAGTTTTTTGCTGCCtttcttcactctttagattTATGCAAAAATCTTATTTAATTAAGAGGTGTCTCTTCTCTTTTATAGCCGAGTGATGATTAGGACTGAAAGATTATTAAACCAGCTAAATATCACCtgtaagtttgttacataagaggatAAAATTATGCAGATGATGCGTGCTAGTTGTACTGTACCTTGCACGTCCAGGGACCTAGTCCTTTACAATTTAActattcatcatcaaaactacatatagaaatttccccctttttgatgatgacaaaccaaatcatacaatttgagcatcagtgcacattcatcacatttagtcagtgtgattaccacctaaagatgaatgttccccctatcatcatgcttctcccatcatgcaacacagggacctggtcctttgttGTCACCTTCTGATTTTTTCCCCTTATCATCATGCACCTTTAATTAGTACATTTGCACACTACACATTTCCCcttgtcaacatgaatcccaattCTTCTATTAAACACCTCACATACTTCCCCCTATCAGCTGCCATTTACATTTACCTAGATTATACTATTTTGTACCTGGTCCCCTACTACATGTACTTAGTAGTGTATTCCCTCTTTTGACATCATTGAAAAGTAAGAGCATAAACCAAGATTAAAttaagcacaaattagttaactcatggccattggggcaacactaacatgaagaataactttgcaATTTAAAGAAAACAAATGTAACATACAAAGCAAAGATTCATCATAAGTAGGGTAAGTATCAAAACAGTGCATAAATTAATTATTCTTAGGAAAAAGCCATAGGAATCAAGAATGATTAACAAGTGAAGGACTAGGAAAAAAAGTTTGAAGGAGTAGGGTTAAGCTGTTGTTAAGATGCCTTATCTCTGCATTTGACCTAAGGACCTCATCAGTTAAGATTGACACCCTCTTATTCAGTTCAACATTCTCAGTTCTAAGCATTTCTTTGTCACATGGGCTTCCTTTGGAAAGATGTTGAATTGTCTCCTaaagtttatttatttcttcCTCCTTGGCAGCTTGGTTAAACTTCAGTTCCTCTATTTCCCTGCTGAGCTCCCTTTGATAAATGTTACCTGGTTTGATATATTCAGTCTTATTCAGTGTTTTCATATCAAGCATTTGAACCACAGATCCTTAGGTTCTAAAATCACATACATTGCCATAATGATTAAGTACTTTGTTCAGCCAAAATCCACACAATATACCATGCTTTCCATTCTTACCAAGAACCACTTTATGAATGTGTTCAATCATCAATTCAGGTAGATTAATGAATTCAAAGCTACTAAGGCTTTTCATCATATATAAGTCATTGGATTAGGCAATGTTTCTCTTTTGTGACCTAGGCAAGATTACATTGTTcacaaagtcaaaaatcaattagAACTTACTCTTGAGTGAGTTTCTATTTGCTGCA
Coding sequences within:
- the LOC107878048 gene encoding uncharacterized protein LOC107878048; amino-acid sequence: MDESEMDMVARVLKKYLKLDQRKFQMNSLLRVYGYETRRSVAEALGLGTLDNPVKASVEGSPNYSVDVEKVIIATMAVLQKEGHPLYGEHNLIGIEGRKV